In a genomic window of Takifugu flavidus isolate HTHZ2018 unplaced genomic scaffold, ASM371156v2 ctg305, whole genome shotgun sequence:
- the LOC130520212 gene encoding uncharacterized protein LOC130520212 — MEVQGDYVLQFGKYKGKSFRWLLQNDVGSTVYLIKNVQSEEAAGLCMADSHSKDSLQSFVSYALSFQEIQALLTYEAGRGDGVTASSEDDQLVGFGARAKSRWKEIWDSRGDGYADFVIGRRCVPGTRMSRLQQNLLKRQQPTTSSTPAEHPMKAPAEPLAMEEDVEMEREMLSIHNSDLQVQSYAMPVAAAALPRVPPGAKTGF; from the exons atggaggtgcagggagactatgtcctgcagtttggtaaatataaagggaagtcattcagatggcttttgcagaatgacgtaggatccaccgtgtatctgatcaagaacgtgcagagcgaggaggcagcaggtctctgtatggctgacagccacagtaaggacagcctccagtcatttgtgagttatgccctcagtttccaagaaatccaggctctcctcacttatgaggccggaagaggggatggagtgactgcctcatctgaagacgaccagctggttggatttggtgcccgagccaagagcaggtggaaggagatctgggacagcagaggtgatggctatgctgattttgtcataggcaggcgctgcgttccaggcacacgaatgtccaggttgcagcagaacctgctgaagaggcagcagcccaccacatcttccacacctgctgagcatcccatgaaggccccagctgagcccctgg ccatggaggaggacgtggagatggaaagggagatgctgagcatccataactctgatctgcaagtccagagct atgctatgccagtagcagcagccgccctgccgagagtgccaccaggagcaaagacaggtttctga
- the LOC130520216 gene encoding uncharacterized protein LOC130520216 — MKTGGGVFVLDHTRWTLPMKDAIDSLLQYHHGDKDILRLVDRDYADMVHRSAADPNSLLRPTTRFHISRYVKHLAKLLNTSSSLNTSPEKLLETQQLWYSLTEGSKTTSVPVVTMETAVVTPPTAALPTPLTQDSIEKIVQRILEMEQQQQRPEQKMRQTKPCLACGQPKSPYGTGGSSIHFFYQQGPVRYFYCSRKVHQTDAAEGLSDPRMPFQQFAASEFFQRELEATKKRVEDKAQRQIGCV, encoded by the coding sequence atgaagactggtggtggagtgtttgtcttggaccacacacgctggactcttcccatgaaagacgctattgatagtttgctgcagtatcatcatggggacaaggacatcctgaggcttgtggatcgagactacgcagacatggtccatcggtctgcggccgatccgaacagcttgctccgccccacaaccaggtttcacatatcccgctatgtgaagcatctggcaaagctgttgaacaccagttcttctctgaacaccagcccagagaagctcctggagactcaacagctgtggtactccttgacagagggcagcaaaacaaccagcgttcctgtagtcaccatggagacggctgttgtcactcctcccacagccgccctgcccacgcctctgacgcaggattccattgaaaaaattgtgcagagaattctagagatggagcagcagcagcagcgaccagagcagaagatgagacagacgaaaccctgtctggcctgtggacagcccaagtctccgtatgggacgggtggatcttccatccactttttctatcagcagggtcctgttcgctacttctactgctcaaggaaggtgcatcagactgatgctgctgagggactctctgaccccagaatgccctttcaacaatttgccgcgtcagagtttttccagagggagctggaggccaccaaaaagcgtgtggaggacaaagctcagagacagatcggctgtgtttag